A genomic stretch from Bradyrhizobium quebecense includes:
- a CDS encoding T6SS phospholipase effector Tle1-like catalytic domain-containing protein, translated as MPKDIVICCDGTGNEIGANISNVLKLFRVADKDDRQRIYYHPGLGTIGLQNSWGHFKQEVRGLFGLAFGAGLDEDTLGAYRFLCRLWEPGDRVWMFGFSRGAYTVRTLAAFVHVMGLLPVDQLDLAGYAFGTYKKASSDAQKSDGTFDPAPLKEVWHFSQIAGGRNIDIEFVGVWDTVASIIVPRQDNFLFDIQTLLFTRTNSSVRRFRQAISIDERRRMFRLNRWIEPQKFRSDPFNPATEVEQDIRQVWFAGVHSDVGGGYPEDQSGPSKFPLIWMLAQAGAAGLHMDQALIDHLAWGMPLPPHKHDYVPPSATAPLHNSLTAAWEILEWIPKSDKWKEWPERKSFLGFYLPRGEPRPIPEGAAIHASVLERMEKDSAYRPINLPKTYKVEPMTPPPAPPAPTA; from the coding sequence ATGCCGAAGGATATTGTGATTTGTTGCGACGGCACCGGCAACGAGATCGGCGCCAATATTTCCAACGTCCTGAAGCTGTTTCGCGTCGCCGACAAGGATGACCGGCAGCGGATCTACTATCATCCGGGTCTCGGCACGATCGGCCTGCAGAACAGCTGGGGCCACTTCAAGCAGGAGGTGCGCGGCCTTTTCGGGCTGGCCTTTGGCGCCGGTCTCGACGAGGACACGCTTGGCGCCTACCGGTTTTTGTGCCGGCTCTGGGAGCCCGGCGACCGGGTCTGGATGTTCGGTTTCAGCCGCGGCGCCTATACCGTGCGCACGCTGGCGGCCTTCGTCCATGTGATGGGCCTGTTGCCGGTCGACCAGCTCGACCTCGCCGGCTACGCCTTCGGCACCTACAAGAAGGCCAGCTCCGATGCCCAGAAGTCCGACGGGACGTTTGACCCTGCCCCGTTGAAGGAAGTCTGGCACTTCAGCCAGATCGCCGGCGGACGCAACATCGACATCGAGTTCGTCGGAGTCTGGGACACCGTGGCCTCGATCATCGTGCCGCGGCAGGACAACTTCCTGTTCGACATCCAGACGCTGCTGTTCACCCGCACCAATTCCAGTGTCAGGCGATTTCGCCAGGCGATCTCGATCGACGAACGCAGGCGCATGTTCCGCCTCAACCGCTGGATTGAGCCGCAGAAGTTCCGTTCCGATCCGTTCAATCCGGCGACGGAGGTGGAACAGGACATTCGCCAGGTCTGGTTCGCCGGCGTGCACTCAGACGTCGGCGGCGGCTATCCCGAGGACCAGAGCGGGCCGTCAAAATTTCCGCTGATCTGGATGCTCGCGCAGGCCGGGGCCGCCGGGCTGCACATGGATCAGGCGCTGATCGACCATCTCGCCTGGGGGATGCCGCTGCCGCCGCACAAGCACGACTATGTGCCGCCGAGCGCGACGGCCCCGCTGCACAATTCGCTTACCGCCGCCTGGGAAATCCTGGAATGGATTCCGAAGAGCGACAAATGGAAGGAATGGCCGGAGCGGAAATCCTTCCTCGGCTTCTATCTGCCGCGCGGCGAGCCGCGGCCGATACCGGAAGGGGCGGCCATCCACGCCTCGGTACTGGAGCGCATGGAGAAGGATTCGGCCTACCGGCCGATCAACCTGCCGAAGACCTACAAGGTCGAGCCAATGACGCCGCCACCGGCGCCGCCCGCTCCGACGGCCTGA